TCCCTACGGGGCTCATCTTCCTGGCGGCGCTGGGGACCCTGTGGATGGGGAAGCTGTGGCTGCGCACCCCCATGCTCTTTGCCCTGGGCTTCCTCTTCAACTTCCTTATCGGCGGGATCACCGGCATCTTCAACGCCGACGTCCCCACTGACCTCCACCTGCAGGACACCTACTTCGTGGTGGGACACTTCCACTACACCATCATGGGTGGCATGATCTTCGCCCTGTTCGCCGGCATCTACTACTGGTTTCCCAAGATCACCGGGCGCATGTACGACGAGGGGCTCGGCCGGCTGCACTTCTGGTGGATGTTTGTCACCTACAACGCGACCTTCATCCCCATGTTCTGGCTGGGAATCTTCGGGATGAACCGGCGCATCGCCGACTACCCGCCGCAGCTGGGCCCGGTGAACCTCTTCGTCTCGGCCTCCGCCCTGCTGCTTGGCGCCAGCTTCCTCGTCTTCCTGGTCAACACGGTCCGGTCCTGGGTCCGGGGCCCGCGGGCCGCCAGCAACCCCTGGCAGGCCCGCACCCTGGAATGGCAGGTGCCCTCGCCGCCGCCGGAGGGCAACTTTCCTGCTCCGCCGCAGGTCGCCGGGCATCCCTACGATTACGGGGTGCCGGGGTCGGTGCACGCCGTGGTGGCGGTGGCCGGCGCTGCCGGGGGCGGCCCCTGGGAAGAGGGTGAGGGATGACGACGGAGCAGCAGGTCCTGTCCGGTAGGTTCCGTCTGGGGTGGCGGGTCCTCCTGGCGCTGGTGGCGTTGACGGCGCTGGAGCTGCCGGTGGCCTTCCGCGTTCCCCGACCCTTGCCTTACCTGGTGGTCATCAACCTGGCAGACGCCCTCCTCATCCTGGAGTACTTCATGCGCCTTTCCCAGATGTGGCACCCGGAGGAGTGAGGCCATGGAGGCGGTGACAGCGGTCCACGCCCCGGCACGCCGCCTGCGCACCCTGCGCGGCGGGCTGTGGCTGTTCTTCATCTCCGAGAGCTTCCTCTTTGCCGCGTTGATCAGCAGCCGCTACTACCTGGTGGGGCTGGAGCGGCCGGCGGAGCTGAACCAGGTGCTGGGCCTGCTTATCACCGTCATCCTGCTGACCAGCAGCCTCTTCGCCTACCGGGCCGAGGCGTCCATGCTCTGCGGCGACCGGCGGCGATTCCTGCACAACACGATGGCCACCATCCTGCTGGGGACGCTCTTCCTGGTGGGCGTGGGGATGGAGTGGGCCGAGGCGTTCACTCACTTCCCCCCGCACCAGCCCTTCGGCACCATCTTCTTCACCCTGACCGGGGCGCACGGGCTGCACGTCCTCAGCGGCGTGGGGCTGCTCCTGGGCGTCTACCTGCACGGACGCCGCGGCCGCTACTCTCCGGAGGCTTGCTGGCCGGTGGAGGCTGCAGTGAAGTACTGGCACTACGTAGACGTGGTGTGGGTCTTTATCTACCCGACACTGTACCTGGTTACTTCCTAGGCCCGGACCGTTTCGATTGCCAGTGCATCTGGGGCAGGTCCTCGCTGTGAACGCCCGAGAGCTCCGCGGCGGGCTAGTATGGGGAGTCGCCAGCGGCCTAATCGTAACCTCCCTGCTGGTGGCGGTGGGATGCCGCCGGGCGCCCCAGGCCTTCCGCGGGTCGAGGTTTGACCCGGCTCGGCCAGCCCCGGACTTCACCCTGACCGACCAGCAGGGGAGGCGCTTCCGTCTGGCGGAGCAGCGAGGTCGGGTCGTGCTTCTGTTCTTCGGCTACACCTCCTGCCCCGACGTGTGCCCCACCACGCTGGCCGCCTGGAAACAGGTGCATGCCGCCCTCGGTGGAGACGCGGACCGGGTGCGGTTCGTCTTTGTCACGGTGGACCCCGAGCGGGATACGCCGGCGCGGCTGAAGCGGTACCTGGCCATCTTCAGCCCCGAATTTGTGGGGCTGACCGGCACACAGGAGGCACTGGCAGCG
This is a stretch of genomic DNA from Armatimonadota bacterium. It encodes these proteins:
- a CDS encoding cytochrome c oxidase subunit 3, whose translation is MEAVTAVHAPARRLRTLRGGLWLFFISESFLFAALISSRYYLVGLERPAELNQVLGLLITVILLTSSLFAYRAEASMLCGDRRRFLHNTMATILLGTLFLVGVGMEWAEAFTHFPPHQPFGTIFFTLTGAHGLHVLSGVGLLLGVYLHGRRGRYSPEACWPVEAAVKYWHYVDVVWVFIYPTLYLVTS
- a CDS encoding cbb3-type cytochrome c oxidase subunit I is translated as IVALSFIVWAHHLYTSGMAEYLHGPFMATTELISIPTGLIFLAALGTLWMGKLWLRTPMLFALGFLFNFLIGGITGIFNADVPTDLHLQDTYFVVGHFHYTIMGGMIFALFAGIYYWFPKITGRMYDEGLGRLHFWWMFVTYNATFIPMFWLGIFGMNRRIADYPPQLGPVNLFVSASALLLGASFLVFLVNTVRSWVRGPRAASNPWQARTLEWQVPSPPPEGNFPAPPQVAGHPYDYGVPGSVHAVVAVAGAAGGGPWEEGEG
- a CDS encoding SCO family protein, coding for MNARELRGGLVWGVASGLIVTSLLVAVGCRRAPQAFRGSRFDPARPAPDFTLTDQQGRRFRLAEQRGRVVLLFFGYTSCPDVCPTTLAAWKQVHAALGGDADRVRFVFVTVDPERDTPARLKRYLAIFSPEFVGLTGTQEALAATYRAYGVVREKVMPAGSATGYLVTHTARTFLVDPTGLLRLSYGFGTPAQDVIDDIRWMLREQWGLSRRGP